The following nucleotide sequence is from Harmonia axyridis chromosome 5, icHarAxyr1.1, whole genome shotgun sequence.
TTCTGAGTACATTTTAAACGTAAGCCAACAAGAGCTCCAAACTTATTCCAATGGTTTTTTAATCGAAAGATTTTTATATTCTACACTttctaaaattcaaaattgaagtaGTTATTCTTATCTAAGAAGAAActataaacgaaataattcgaaacgtaaaaaaaaaacaccaacttcacgaaaattacagaatttttGGGGAATGTGCAatcaaaaattgtcaaaaactCAAGACCTATGTAATAAAATATGAATCTTGCAGACTTGAGCGACAAACTTgcagaaatatttcaagaaaccGGCAAACTAACACATCGTCTCAATTATATGTTGAAAAACTTGGAGGATCAAGTGAAAACCAGAAATCAAACATGCACAGTGGGTAGAATTGAAATGGTCCAATACAACACATTAAAAATAAGATTTAAAGAATGCCTGAAcaaaaataacgaacaaatggaaattttcagaaaCCGTAGAATCAACAATTACAAAGCACAGTTGAGGGTGAAAGGAATCCAAGTTTCTGAGGAAGAATTCTCAGAAATATTGAGCGGAAGTCAACAAATCTTCAATGAAAATGTAGGTCAACATACTTACAAAAAGTATAGGagctacaaaaaaaaacaaattttgttctGTGGAGTTCATAGAAATTGATCtttattttcagattcttcTAGAAACCGCTGAGGCCAAACGCCTCCTGTCAGAAGCTGAAGAACTCAATGAGCAACTGTTGAAAATCGAACATTTAATAACAGAAGTGAAGGATCTCTTCGTACAAATGTCCATTTTGGTAGAGGAACAGGTAATTtcagtaaaaatttttaccaacTTTTTATCTATCTAAAATTTTCCAGCAAGAACTGATTGATGTAGTGGAATACCAGACTCAAAAAGCTGTAGAATATGTATACCAAACACCCAACATTTTAAGAGAGGCTGAAAAAAAGAAACGTAAAGCTCTCAAGGTTTGCGGAAAAACCTTTCAAACTGTAACTTATtaacatttttctcttttcagaTGAGAGTAATGTGCTTCAGTATTATATTCATAGTGATTTTTTTGATCATTCTATCCTTCATATATACGTAATAaatctaatatgaaaatttaCTCATTCTCCTGCATATATTTCTATGCCCTTCCCTTCATAAAACCAAACGAATCTGTGATCGTTTAAGTCCATAGAATGTATACTCATCTCTGTGCTTTTGCAACCATAGATTGACATATTAATCATAGAAATTGAGTTTCATGAAAAATCCGCCAGAGGGCGACTAGAGAAACTTTCATAAAAAAGAATATAATTaacatttattaattttaatgcAGCAACGTTGTTACAGAGAATTCTAACCTAATTATCATTTGAGATTAGATCTGTGAGGTAGGATAAGTCGTCAGGATCGTAAAGTTTTCGCCTCTTCTGTGTTGTGCTTGCGGCATTTGAGCATGGTATTAACGGCGGTACCTTTGATATGTTCGAAATTTCATGTTTGTaagtaaacatttttttagGAGGTCGGGACTTTCCTTTGAAaaggggaggcatttgtttttCTGTATTCTTATCGAATACTGAAGAACACTCGATCTGAAGCGGTTCGTATGTCCTCATAAAATTGTTAACTTCTTCTGATTTTCTTTGATTATCCTGTTTATAATTAATCGATGCTTCCGTGACTTCTTCTGTTGAATTTTCTGTATTCCGAACTGCGGGTATTTCTATGTTTATTGACATAGAATTATGCCGTATATTCTGTGGATAATATGTCATTGAATAGTTTGAAGGTCAAatgattttccattttcaaCAAACCTCGATGTTTAAGTTTTCCAACTGCTTGCGTAATTTGGTGTTGATAAGATTGCTCTCTTGCAGTTGCTTGCCTATATCTGAAAGCTGCCATTTCaacttttgttcaattttttcgaattcataCGCTGCTGTGGCTTGCGCCATTTGAAGTTCTTCGAAAAATTCCTTCTCTACCGGAAAAATATGGATACTTACTCCTTTTTGAACATGATTCAATTCATCAAATGCTTACCTTTATGTTGCAGTACCTGTTTCATCCTCTTGACTTCTTCTTGTAAA
It contains:
- the LOC123680637 gene encoding syntaxin-1A-like isoform X2, giving the protein MVRDRLEELKKKTGQLGSNYRSRDTSIQLEENRLKDVFQLAEQIGEGIVRINGNIEVCRRYMRQISESPYQEKDLSDKLAEIFQETGKLTHRLNYMLKNLEDQVKTRNQTCTVGRIEMVQYNTLKIRFKECLNKNNEQMEIFRNRRINNYKAQLRVKGIQVSEEEFSEILSGSQQIFNENILLETAEAKRLLSEAEELNEQLLKIEHLITEVKDLFVQMSILVEEQQELIDVVEYQTQKAVEYVYQTPNILREAEKKKHESNVLQYYIHSDFFDHSILHIYVINLI
- the LOC123680637 gene encoding syntaxin-1A-like isoform X1, whose translation is MVRDRLEELKKKTGQLGSNYRSRDTSIQLEENRLKDVFQLAEQIGEGIVRINGNIEVCRRYMRQISESPYQEKDLSDKLAEIFQETGKLTHRLNYMLKNLEDQVKTRNQTCTVGRIEMVQYNTLKIRFKECLNKNNEQMEIFRNRRINNYKAQLRVKGIQVSEEEFSEILSGSQQIFNENILLETAEAKRLLSEAEELNEQLLKIEHLITEVKDLFVQMSILVEEQQELIDVVEYQTQKAVEYVYQTPNILREAEKKKRKALKMRVMCFSIIFIVIFLIILSFIYT
- the LOC123680636 gene encoding synaptonemal complex protein 1-like, with translation MEESFLGLLERFRENASVETELWNITETIVNDLEICKNENRELRQQLKDLMNEDTSISQLYLELQEENVKFKEENRALKFKFNAQKLQLKSEKLDMEKTCEMRVQNLQEEVKRMKQVLQHKEKEFFEELQMAQATAAYEFEKIEQKLKWQLSDIGKQLQESNLINTKLRKQLENLNIENIRHNSMSINIEIPAVRNTENSTEEVTEASINYKQDNQRKSEEVNNFMRTYEPLQIECSSVFDKNTEKQMPPLFKGKSRPPKKMFTYKHEISNISKVPPLIPCSNAASTTQKRRKLYDPDDLSYLTDLISNDN